A region of the Leeuwenhoekiella sp. MAR_2009_132 genome:
TCAAGTGGCAGCAATAACAGAATGGGTGCGTACTACTATAAGTTATATACCCGGCAGTAATAATGAACCCTTATCTGCGGTACAGGTAAACAATAAACGCTATGGTGTATGTAGAGATCTTGCACATTTAGGAATTGCACTATGCCGCAGTTTAAGCATTCCTGCACGTATTGTAGTGGGGTATTTATACAATTTACAACCTATGGATATGCACGCCTGGTTTGAAGCCTATATAGGGAACAGATGGTACACCTTTGATGCTACACAGCGAGGAGCACAAGGAGGTTACGTTATTCTGGGTTTAGGACGCGATGCCGCAGATGTGGCTGTTTTTAACCAATTTGGACCATCTGTATTTCCCTATGAACAGCTTGTAAAAGTTGAGCGTATTGCTGAATTTTAATGAGATAAGTTTACTTACCATATAGATTGAGCATACGCTGAACTCCATTCATTTTTTGTCTAAAAATTGTCAATATTTATTAATTA
Encoded here:
- a CDS encoding transglutaminase-like domain-containing protein, with product MRLRITCNLKFEIVVPTPFILMLRPRSGSQQWVERQEYELTPSTAVSEFTDNYGNLCQRLTAQEGLFSIATTSDVVTSEYSDQNFGAPFVEIQNLPDSILSYLLPSRYCESDYFNDLAVTITQGQLPGYNQVAAITEWVRTTISYIPGSNNEPLSAVQVNNKRYGVCRDLAHLGIALCRSLSIPARIVVGYLYNLQPMDMHAWFEAYIGNRWYTFDATQRGAQGGYVILGLGRDAADVAVFNQFGPSVFPYEQLVKVERIAEF